TGACGCCGAGCGGCCAGGAAGCGTTTCTTGGCGTGTATCGCGAAGCGCTCGATACCGCGCACGCCTATGGCATCCACGAGGAGCGCATCGTCATCGACCATGCGCGTTTCTACCTGCCGCGCGACGCCGGGCCGGTAACCCGCGCGGCATGCCGCGACGCGGTGGCCGGTCTCGTCGAGCGCTATGGCGCGGTGCTGCCGTCGGCCCTGCAAAGTCTGCGGCGCGGACGCCGCACCGAGATCCCCTACCTCAATGGTTACCTGGCCGACAAGGCCGCGGCCATCGGCCGGCCCGCGCCCTTGAACGCACGCATAGCAAAGATGATCGAAGAGATTGAAAGCGGGCAACGCGCGATGGGGCCCGCCAATATCGAGGCGCTCTTACCGTAGGTGCGAATTCATTCGCACACTGCGCTTGTCAGGCTGAAGCCTGACCCACGAGGAGAGCACTGGCCAACCAGCTTGAATGTGCGAATGAATTCGCACCTACAGGGTGACGCATGCCTCGCCGTGCTCAATTCAAACTCGACGGCTTCGCTTCGATGGTCGCGAGCCTGGCGGTGAGTTGCGCGCGCAGCGCATCGTGCGGTGCGAGCTCGATGGCGCATTCGAGTTCATGGCGCGCCATGCCCGGCACGCCCAAGGCCAGCCACGATTCGACGCGCTCCATGTGGATGGCCAAGGGTTGTGGCGCCACCGCCAGCTGGTAATCGGACAACTCGATGACCTCGGCGTGATTGCCCTGGCCGAGCGCCAACAGGCGCAGGTTGTTCAACATGCGCAGCATCACGTCGATGGGCGACGCGACCTGGAAGGCGCCCTCGTCCGGCAATGCGTTGGCGGCCAGCCACGCCTGGCAGTTGTCACGCGAAGTGAGCTGCATGGTGAAGGGGTCGACCAGTTGCCCATCGATGGCGACCAGGAAGTGTCGCGGGAAATTGATGCCGACCGCGGCGAGACCGCGGCGCTCGGCCACGCCGATCAACACCATGGCCAGCGAGATCGGTATGCCGCGCCGGCTGCGCAAGACCTCGACCAGCGAACTGTTGGCCACGCGGTAGTAGTCGCTGGCGCCGGCGAAGCCCGCGCGTTGCAGGCAGGCGGCGATGTGCGCGGCATCGTCGCCGGCCTCGGCGGCGAGGCGCGTCAATTCGGCGCGGCACCAGTCGGCATCGAAATCCTTGGCGATGGCGCGTCCGACCAGCAGCGCGGCTTCGACTGCGCCGCGCGGCGCGGCGGCGAAGGCGCGAAATTCTTCCAACAGCTTGGGGTTGCTCATGGCGATCAATTCTAGCGGCAGCGCGACGGCGCGTTCGACGGCTTGCATCAGGCGGGGAACATCGCACAATGCGGCCAGCCCGGCCGCCGGCCGTGCACGTCAAAACAGGAGCCAACCGTCCATGAGTGACCCGATACGTGAAGCCAGCGAATCTGGCTGGATTGCCCAGCACCGCGAAAAATACCTGAAGGACGGCGCGGCCGGCCACCTGTGGGATTCGACCTTCGCCGGCGGCCCGGGCCCACTGCCGACCCTGCTGCTGACCACCACCGGCGCCAAGTCCGGCGCCGAATCGGTGATGCCGCTGCTGTACGGCAAGGTCTCCGGCGGCTACGCCATCATCGCTTCGAAGGGCGGCGATCCCAAGCATCCCGGCTGGTACCACAACCTGGCCAAGCAGCCCGAATGCAAGGTGCAGGTCGCCGACGACGTCTTCAAGGCGCGCTCACGCGTGGCGAGCGGCGCCGAGCGCAAGGCCATCTGGGACCAGATGGCGGCCATGTACCCGCCCTTCACCGCCTACCAGGCCAAGACCGCGCGCGAGATCCCGGTCATCGTGCTCGAGCCGGTGAAGTGATGTGCCGGCCGGCGCGCCGTCACGACGCGCCGGCCAGGTAATCGGCGAGGAAGTCGACGAACACCCGCACGCGGCTCGGCACGTGACGGGTATGCGGGTAGACCGCGTACACACCGAGATCATAGCCACTGAACTGCTCCAGCAGCGGCACCAGCCGCCCCGCTTCCAGATCGTCCCGCACCACGAACTCGGGGCACAGCCCGATACCCGCGCCGCTGACCAGGAAGTGGCGCACCATCAATGCGCTGTTGACCTGCAACGCGCCGCTGACGCGCACGTTGATGGTTCGCGTGCCGCGCCGGAATCGCCAGGTGCCGGGCTGGCGCAGGTTGGCGTCGAGCACCAGGTCGTGCGCGGCGAGCTGTTCCGGGGTGCGCGGCACGCCGCGCCTGGCGAGGTATTCCGGCGCCGCGCAGGTGATGATGGAACTCGAGGCCAGACGCCGTGCCAGCAGGCTCGAATCCTCCAGCTGGCCGACCCGGATCGCGACATCGAAGCCGTTGTCGACCAGGTCGACGATGCGATCGGTCAACACCAGTTCCACCTTGAGATCGGGAAAGCGGCGCAGGAACTCGCGCATGGCGGCCGACAGGTGCAACTCGGCGAAGGTCTGGGGGCCGGCCACCCGCAACAGGCCGCGCGGCGAGGCTTCGCTCTGCCGGACATTCGATTCGAGATCGTCGAGTTCGGCCAGCACCTGTGCGCAGCGCTCCTGGTAGCGACGCCCGGCCTCGGTCAAACGCACCTGGCGGGTGGTGCGGACCAGGAGCTGCACGCCAAGGGACGCTTCGAGCATCGCGACCTGCTTGCTGACCACCGCCTTGGAGCGACCGAGCAGCCGCGCGGCGCTGGAGAAATTGCCGCTTTCGGCCACCTTGGCGAATGCGCGCATGGCACTCAGCTTGTCCATCCGTCCCTCTGTATTGTCTTCGAAAACGAAACAACGAATTTCGTTCGGGCGGGATTGTATCGCCTTGGTCAGGGTCCATAATGCCGGGCTTGTGCCCTGCGCACCCCCCTGCCCCCGGGACGGCCGTCATCGATCACATCGCATCCTTGTTCGTCTCCCACGGCGCGCCCACCATCGCGCTGGAAGACCGGCCGGCGCGGCACTTCTTGCACAGCCTCGGAGCGACGCTGGTGCGGCCGCGCGCCATCGTCGCCGTCACCGCCCATTGGGAGACCGACGAAGTACAGGTGGCGAGCGGCGCGCGGCCCGCTACCATCCACGACTTCTTCGGCTTTCCCCAGGCGCTGTTCGACATGCGCTACGACGCAAGCGGCGACGCCGCCCTCGCCCACGACATCGCGGCGCGCCTGCAAGCGGCCGGCATCGCCGCCCGTTGCGACGACAGCCGGGGCTTCGATCACGGCACCTGGATACCGCTCGCCTGCATGTACCCGGCCGCCGACATCCCGGTGGTGCAGGTGTCGGTGTGCCCAGCCCAGTCACCGCTGTTCCATTTCCGCGTGGGTCGCGCGCTGGCCGGGCTGCGCCATGACAACGTACTGGTGATGGGCTCGGGCTCGGTCACGCACAACCTCGCCGATTTCCGCGCCCAGCGCGGCACCGCGCAGGCCGAACACACGCCGCCCTATTGCGAACAATTCTGCGAGTGGCTGGCGGCGCGCATCGCCGCCGGCGACAGCGACGCGGTGCTTGGCTATCGCGACTGCGCCCCGCACGGCGCACGCGCCCATCCGAGTCCCGAACATTTCCTGCCCTTGCATGTCGCACTCGGCGCCGCCGGCGTGTCATGGTCGGGCGAGCGGCTGCACCACAGCTACATGTACGGTGTGGTGGCCATGGATGCCTATGCCTTTCGTTCCGGTCACGCCGCCGTTCATTGACGGCGACGCGGCCTTTCATCAACGCAGCAGGAGAACATCATGCAACTCATTTCCAAGGGCACGCTCGCGGCCGCGGTTTTCGGTCTGACCGGCGCGTTCAGCGCGCTCGCGCCGGCCGCCGACTTCCAGATTGATCCGACCCATTCGTTCATCGAATTCAAGATCCAGCATTTGGGCTACAGTTGGATGTTCGGCCGCTTCGACAAGCTGGCCGGCAACTTCAGCTACGATCCGGCCAAGCCGGAAGCGAGCAGCATCGCCATCGAGGTCGACACCACCTCGATCAACACCAATCACGCCGAGCGCGACAAGCACCTGCGCAGCAAGGAATTCCTGGAAGTCGACAAGTTTGCCAAGGCGACTTTCAAGAGCACCGGCTACAAGGGCACGGCCGACAAGGGCGTGCTGTCCGGCGTGTTGAGCTTCCATGGCGTCGACAAGCCCATCGAAGTTGCGGTCAGCAAGGTCGGTGAAGGCAAGGACCCGTGGGGCGGCTACCGCGCCGGCTTCATCGGCACCTACACCATGACGCGCGCCGACTTCGGCGTGAACTACGAGCTCGGGCCGGCTTCGACCTCCGTCGAACTGACTTTCGGCATCGAAGGCACCAAGAAGTAAAACCGCGCCCGGCGCCCGGCCATCAAGCCGGGCGCGACGCGCCGCCAACACCAGGGAGATAGACATGACTGAACCCGTCCGCGCCTCGAACACCCCCTACGCCGTCGACGTCGAAGCCGGCAAGAGCTACTGGTGGTGCGCCTGTGGCAAGAGCGCCAAGCAGCCGTTCTGCGACGGCGCGCACAAGGACACCGGCATCACGCCGCTGAAATACGACGCCACCGAATCCAAGAAGGTCTATTTCTGCGGCTGCAAGGCGACCGCCAAGCAACCGATGTGCGACGGCTCGCATTCGAAGGGCTGAAGCGTTCCGCTGAGTCCGTTTCACTGTGGGTCAGACTTCAGTCTGACATGCACGCAGCGGCCCATGCGCTGATCGTGTCGGTGTCAGACTGAAGTCCGACCCACAATTTGTTTACCCCTCAGATATCCCACCCCGGCAAGCCCTCGTCGGGCTGCACACCGAAAGAATTCAAGGCCATCGACACCAGGTTGTACTGGCCGACGGTGAACACCATGTCCATCAACTGCTCGGTGGTGAGCAGCTTGGCCAGCGCATTCCAGGTCGCGTCGCTGACGAACGCATCGGCATGCAGTTCGTCGGTGGCCTGCAGTAACAGGCGGTCGAGCTCCGACAGGCCCGGCGTCGACGGCCCGCTCTTGGCGCTGCGGATCTCGTCATCCGTCATGCCATAGCCGCGCGCCACTTGCACGTGCTGTCCCCACTCGTAGCCGGCCTTGCACAGGTAGCCGATGCGCAGGATCAGCAGTTCGCGCTCGCGGGGCGCGAGGCTCTGCTTGAACAGCACATGGTTGGCGAACACCATCCAGCGCTTCATCAGATCGGCGTGGTTGGTCATGGTCTTGAAGATGTTGAAGTCGCTGCCGGCCTTGATGAAGGGCTGCATGGCTTCGCGGGCGGTGGCGTTCCATTGGTCGGATTCGAGCGGCGGAATACGGGGCGCGGAAAGGCGCATGGCTAGGCTCCCTGGTTGCGGATGAAGATGCGCGACATCATCCCAACGGAAGTCATGCGCGCACCAGCCCCCGAAGCGGGGTGCGGCGGCGGTCGAGACCGCGTCAACCGCGCTCGGGCAACTTGTCGAGACGTTCGTCGCGCGGCGCGCAAGGCGCCGCTTCGGGCCGCGTCGCGATGTACAAGGCGACCAGCGCCAAGGTGCCGCATACGCCGGCGCTGATCACCAGCGAGCGCGTCATGACGACGGTGGCGAGGCCCGACACCGCCATCGCCGTGATGGCGGCGCGCTTGCCGCGCGCCTCGATGACGCCGTGATCGCGGTAGCGCCTGAGCGGCGGCCCGAACACCGGGTGCGCCAGGATGCGCTCCGCCAGCGCCGGATGGCTGCGCGCGAAACAGGCCACCGCGCCCAACCAGAAAATCGTGGTCGGCAACACCGGCAACACCACGCCCAGCGCGCCCACGGCAAACAGCGCCGCGCCCGCCAGCATCCACAGCAGGCGCGATAGTCCGCGGATGGGGGCTACGCGATTCATGGACGCCATTGTCACGCTGGCGGCCCGCTTTCGCCAACCGCGGGCGCGAAGGAATGTGCGCCTAGCTGACGCCGAGCAAGGACCTGCGTTCGGCGTCGATCACGCGCTGCACCTCGATGCGACAGCCGCCGCACTGGCTGCCGGCGCCGGTCGCGTGCGCGATCGCGCTCAAGCTGTGATGGCCGGCCTGCACCGCTTCCCGGATGCGGCTGGCGACGACCGCCCGACACGCGCATAGCGGCGCACCCGCCGTCGCGGCGCTCGACGCATCGCGACCCGCCACCAGCGCCATGCGCTGCGCGGGTTGGATGACGCAGCCGAGCTGCGCCACCAGCCATTCGCGCGCCACCGCGACCGGCGTGCGCGCCACGTACAGCGCGGCGTGCAGGCGACCATCGCGCAACAGGTAGCCGCGCCAGGCATGGCGCGCCCGGTCGCGACACACGACGATGTCATCGTCGGCCCGCTGCTCGCCGGCCAGGCCTGCGAACCAGGCGTCGATATCGTCGAGTTCACGCGTGTCCGCGCACTCGATGCGCCAGCCCGCGGCGCAGCGCATGCGCGCCCAGTAGGCGCTGCTCGGCATGACATCGCTACGCGTGACCGCGAAGCCGTACCAGGCGGCGTTGAAGGCGCGCACCGCGACGCGCGCGGCCTTCAGTTCCGGTTGGCCGGAAATCGCATCGGTGACCGCCGGCACCAGCGCGTTGATGCCGGCATTGCTGGCATGGGCAGCGGAGAAATGCATGGGCACGAACACCGTGCCTGGGCTTTGCGCGGCGCTTACGCGCACGCGCAGCAGCACGCCCTGCCCATCGCGCTCGAGGCAGGCCAGGGCCGCGTCGCCGAGCCCGAGCGCGGCGGCGTCGGCGCCGTGCATGTCGACGTAAGGCTCGGCGCAATGACTGCCGAGACGCGGCACGCGACCGCTGCGCGTGAGGGTGTGCCATTGATCGCGCGTGCGGCCGCTGTTCATGGTGTAGGCATGGCGCGCATCGGCGCGCGCCCGCGGCCCGCGGTAAGGCGTGGCGACGAAGCGTGCGCGTCCGTCGGCATGGGCAAAGTGGCCGTCGGCGAACAGGCGCCGCTCGGCGCGCGGCAGGCAGCCGGCCGGCAGCGGCCATTGGCGCGGCGTGAGACCGTCGTAGCTCTCGGCGCTCAAGCTCGCGAGCGCGCCGAGGTCCAATACCCGCGTGCCGCCCTGCGCGGTCAGGCTCGCGTACTCGCGCAGGATCTGCCACGGCGCCTGGTAATCGAAGGCCGCGCCGTAACCCATGCGCTTGGCGACTTCGCACACCATCCACCAGTCCGGCCGCGCCTCGCCCGGCGCGGCGACGAACGCGCGCTGTCGCGAGATGCGCCGTTCGGAATTGGTGACGGTGGCGTCCTTCTCGCCCCAGCCGGCGGCCGGCAACACGATGTGCGCGGCTTCGGCGGTGATGCTTTCCGCGCTCATGTCCGACACCACCACCAGCGGACACTGCGCGAGTGCGGCGGCCACCGCCGCGCTGTCGGGCAGGCTCACGAGCGGATTGGTGGCCATGATCCAGAGCGCCTTGATGCGACCATCGGCGACGGCCTGGAACATCTCCACCGCTTTCAAGCCGGCGCGCGTGGCAATGCGTGGGCTGTGCCAGAACGCCTGCACGTCCGCCGCCGCGCCGGCTTCGTCGAACTCGCGATGCGCCGCCAGCGTGTTGGCCATGCCGCCCACTTCGCGCCCGCCCATGGCGTTCGGCTGGCCGGTCAGCGACAGTGGGCCGCAGCCCGGCAGGCCGATGCGCGCGGTGGCGAGATGGCAGTTGATGATGGCATTGACCTTGTCGGTGCCGGCGCTCGATTGGTTGACGCCTTGCGACCACGCGCTCACCGTGCGCGGCTCGGCCGCGAACCAGTGATAGAACTGCGTCACCGCCTCGCGTTCGAGGCCGGTGATGTCGCACACGGTGTCGATGTCGTAGTCGTGGGCGCAGGCCAGCGCCGCGTCGAAGTCGCGGGTGTGGGCGGCGATGTAGTCACGCGCGCACCGATCCGCGTCGTTCAGAAAACGCAGCAGGCCGTTGAACAAGGCCACGTCGCTGCCCGCTGCCAGCGCCAGGTGCAGATCGGCGTGTTCGCTGGTGGCGGTGGCGCGCGGGTCGATGACGACGATGCGCGTGCCGTGTTGTTCACGCGCGGCCATGAGGCGCTGATGCAGGACCGGGTGACACCACGCGAGGTTGGCCCCCACCAGCACCACCAGGGCGGCCTGCTCGAGATCGGCGTACACGCCGGGCACCACGTCTTCTCCGAAGGCGCGCTTGTGGGCGGCCACCGACGAAGCCATGCACAGGCGGCTGTTGGTATCGATGTTGGCGCTGCCGATGTAGCCCTTCATGAGCTTGTTGGCGACGTAGTAGTCCTCGGTGCCGAGTTGGCCCGACACGTAGAACGCCACCGAGTCCGGGCCATGGGCGGCGATGGTGGCCGTGAAGCCCTTCGCGACTTCGGTGAGCGCCGCTTCCCAATCCACTTCCACGCCGTGCACGCGCGGCTTCAGCAGGCGCCCCTCCGTCGCAAGAGTCTCGCCCAGCGACGCGCCCTTCGCGCACAGGCGGCCATGATTGGCCGGATGGTTGGGATCGCCGGCCACGCTCACCGCACCGTCGGCGGCGACGCTGACCAGCATGCCGCAGCCGACGCCGCAGTAGGCACAGGTGGTCTTGACGCCGTGCGCGCCCACGGTCTATTCCGCGCCGATGGCGAGCGGCAGGCCAAGCGTGATGCGCCCGTCCGTGACCTTGACCGGCAGGCTGGTCACGCAGCCGTGATCGGGCGCCTGCACGCGGCCCGATTCGAGACCGATGACCTGGTTGTGCAAGGGACAGGTCACATGGGCGCCGTGCACGATGCCCTGGCTCAAGGGGCCGTTGCGATGCGGGCAGCGATCTTCGAGCGCGAACACCCGGTCGTCCATGGTGCGAAACAACGCGATGGCCATCCACGGCGTTTCCACGCGCCGCGCGCCGCGCCGCGGGATGTCGCTGACCAGGCCCACGTCCAGCCAATGTCTGTGCGGTGCGTTCATGCGCTGACCCTCGGCCGCGCCACGCGCGCCATCAAGCGGAACTCGCCGTTCTCGCGACCGTGCGCGCGCTGCGCCCAGGGATCGTGCCTGGCGTAGTGCTGGGCCTTGTCGAAACGCGCCACCAGCGCCGCGCGCAGATCGGCGCGCGTGACGATGGTGTCGCGCACCGTCGCCACGCCGACCCGCGCCGCCCAGGTATACATGCGTTCCAGGTAATGGCCCTGCTCGCGGTAGAGCTGCAGGGTTGCCGCGCAGTACTCCACCACTTCGTCTTCGGTCGCGACGTTGCACAGGATCTCGGTGGCCTTGAGATGCATGCCGGCGGCGCCGGCGAAATGCAGTTCGTAGCCGCTGTCGACACAGATCACGCCGAAGTCCTTGCAGGTCGCTTCCGCGCAGTTGCGCGGGCAGCCCGACACCGCGAGCTTGACCTTGTGCGGCGTCCACGCGCCCCACAGGTATTTCTCGAGACGGATGCCAAGGCCGGTGGAATCCTGCGTGCCGAAACGGCACCAGTCGCTGCCGACACAGGTCTTGACGGTGCGCAGGGCCTTGCCGTAGGCGTGCCCCGAGACCATGCCGGCCGCGTTCAACTCGGCCCATACCGCCGGCAGGTCCTGCTTGCGCACGCCGAGCAGGTCGATGCGCTGTCCGCCCGTGACCTTCACCGCCGGGATCGCGAAGCGCTCGGCGACATCGGCGATGGCGCGCAGCTCGGCCGGCGTGGTCATGCCGCCCCACATGCGCGGCACCACCGAGAACGTGCCGTCCTTCTGGATGTTGGCGTGCGCGCGCTCGTTGATGTAGCGCGACTGCGCGTCGTCCTGGTATTCACCGGGCCACGCCGCCAGCAGGTAGTAGTTCAATGCCGGTCGACACTTGGCGCAGCCGCAGGAGGTGGTCCATTCCAGGCTCTGCATGACGTCCGGAATGGATTTCAGTTCCTTGGCGAGGATGAGCCGCCGCACCTGGTCGTGACCGAGACGCGTGCAGCCGCACATGGCCGGCACGGCGTCGACGCTGTAGGCGGCGCCGAGCTGCGATTTCAGCAGTTGCTCGACCAGGCCCGTGCAGGAACCACAGGACGACGAAGCCTTGGTATGGGCGCGCACATCGTTCAGCGTCTTCAAGCCTTGGCCGGCGATGGCCTTGACGATTTTGCCCTTGCATACGCCGTTGCAGCCGCAGATCTCCGCGTCATCGGGCAAGGCTGCAACGGCCGCCGTAGGGTCCAGCGCCGCGCCTCCGGCGTAGTGCTGGCCGAAGATCAGCGTGTCGCGCGTGTCGCTGACGTCACGCGCTTCGCGCATCTGCTGGTAGAACCACGCGCCGTCGCGGGTATCGCCGAACAGCACCACGCCGACGATGCGATTGTCGGCCAGCGTCAGGCGCTTGTAGGTGTGGCGCGCGGCGTCGCGCAACACGATCTCCTCGCGCCCTTCGCCATCGGCGAAGTCGCCGGCCGAGTAGACGTCGATGCCGGTCACCTTGAGCTTGGTCGAGACCTGCGAGCCAGCGTAGGCGGCCTTGTTGCCCGCCAGTTCCGATGCCACCACCCGCGCCATCTCGTACAACGGCGCCACCAGGCCATAGCACTGGCCGCGATGCTCGACGCATTCGCCGACCGCGAAGATGTCGGCATCGGAAGTGCGCAGGTCATCGCCGACCACGATGCCGCGCGCCACGTCCAGATCGGCGGCGGCGGCGAGGCTGGTGTTGGGACGAATGCCGATGGCGAACACCACCAGGTCGGCGTCGAAGCGCCGCCCGTCGTGGAGTTCCACCGCTTGCACGTGGCTGTCGCCGAGTACGGCGCGGGTGTTGGCCTCGGTCACCACTTCGATGCCGCGCTGCCTCAAGGCCTGCGCCAGCAGGTGACCGGCGGCGCTGTCGAGCTGGCGCTCCATGAGCGTGGCGGCGAGATGCAGCACCGTGACCTGCATGCCGCGCTCCTTCAAGCCCGCCGCCGCTTCGAGGCCCAGCAAGCCGCCACCGATGACGACCGCGCGACCGCCGCGGCGCGCCGCCGCCAGCATCGCGTCGACATCGTCGAGATCCCGGTAGCTCACCACGCCAACGAGATCATGGCCCGGCATGGGCGGAATGATGGGCCGCGAGCCGGTCGCGATCAGGAGCTTGTCGTAGGGCACCGAACTGCCGTCGATCGCGGTCACGGTCTTGCTGGCGCGATGGATGGCCATCACCGGCTTGCCCTTGTAGAGGGTGATGCCGTGCGCCGCGTACCAGGCGTCGTCGTGGATGATGATGTCTTCGAAACGCTTCTCGCCGGACAGCACCGGCGACAGCATGATGCGGTCGTAATTGACGCGCGCCTCGGCGTTGAAGATGGTGATGTCGTAACGGTCGACGCCGTTATCGAACAGTTCGTCGAGCACGCGCCCGGGCGCCATGCCGTTGCCGATGATCACGAGTTTTTCGCGCATCGTCGTCGCTCCCATTGAGGAATTCATGTTCAGGCCGCCTGCTTGGGAGCGCCGCGCACCCCCGGCTTGGCTGGCGTGTTGGTGTTCGGTGTCGCGGCGCCGGGCGTTGCGACGTGGTCGTGCTCGCCGAGGAAGTTCAGCACCTCGCGGCGCAGCTCGTAGTAGCGCGGATGGTTGAGCAAGGCTTGGCGCGTGCGCGGCCGCGGCAGGTCGACGCTCATCACGTGGCCGACGCGGGCGCGCGGCCCGTTGCTCATCATCACCACGCGATCGGCCAGCAGCAGCGCTTCGTCGACGTCGTGGGTGATGCAGATGGTGGTGACCTGGGTACGCTTCCACACCTCCATCAGCACTTCCTGCAGATCCCAGCGCGTCAGGCTGTCGAGCATGCCGAAGGGTTCGTCGAGCAACAGCAGCTTGGGCGACAACGCGAACGCGCGCGCGATGCCGACACGCTGCTGCATGCCGTTGGACAGCTCGCCGGCGAGGCGCTCCATGGCGGCGCCGAGGCCGACACGCTCGAGGTAGTACTCGGCGATGTCGCGCCGTTCGCCGGACTGTGCATGGGGATAGACCTTGTCCACGCCCAGCATCACGTTGTCGCGCGCCGACAGCCACGGCAGCAGCGACGGCGCCTGGAACACCACCGCGCGATCGGGGCCGGCGTGCCAGATCTCGCGGCCATCGAGGATGATGCCGCCGCCCGAGATCTCGGTGAGGCCCGCCATCATCGACAGCACCGTCGACTTGCCGCAGCCGGAGTGACCGATCAGCGACACCACTTCGCCGCGTTCCATTTTGAGGTTGAAGCCCTCCACCACGTTCAGCGGGCCGTCCGGCGTGGCATAGGTCTTGGTGACGTCATGGAACTCGACGTAGCCGCGCGTGATGGCGGAGCGCGCGGCGTCCTGGTAGGCACGCGGCGGCGCCTCGACGAGCTGCGTGATGGGCGTGACCGCCGGCAAGGGCGTGTTGGCATTGGTCTCCGTGTCGCGCGCCTGCTGCTCGGCGTAACCGAGCAGGCAGCGCGTGACCTCGGCGCGCAGCGCCTTGAAGCCGGCGTGATCGTTCATGCTGGCGCGCTCGCGCGGCCGCGGCAGGTTGACGATGAATTGCGGCCCGAGCGTGGCGCCCGGCCCGGGCGTCAGCGGCACGATGCGATCGGCCAGCAACAGCGCTTCGTCGACATCGTTGGTGACGAGGATGACGGTCTTGCCCTCGGCCTGCGAGATGCGTTCGATCTCGTCCTGCAGGCGCGCGCGGGTCAGGGCATCGAGCGCCGACAAGGGTTCGTCGAGCAACAGGATATCGGGCTGGGTGGCGAGCGCGCGCGCGACCGCCACGCGTTGCCGCATGCCGCCCGACAGCGCCGCCGGTTTGCGCAGCGCCGCGTGGCCGAGGCCCACCAGTTCGATGTAGTGCTCGACCAGCGCCGCGCGATCGCGCCGCGAGCGCGCGGCGCATACCGCATCGACCGCAAGCGCGATGTTGTCGCGCACCGTCAGCCACGGCAGCAGCGCGTAGGATTGGAACACCACGCCGCGATCGGGGCCGGGGCCGCTCACCGCCGCGCCGCGCAGGCGAATGCTGCCGCTGTCGGGGGAAATGAGACCGGCGAGCAGCGACAGCAAGGTGGTCTTGCCGCTGCCGGAGAAACCGACGATGGCGAGGAACTCGCCCTCCGCCACTTCGAGGTTGATATCGCGCAGCACCTCCATGCGTGTCGCGCCCTGCGCGTAATGCTTGGACAGCGCGTCGAGTTCAAGAAATGCCATGACCAGTCCTCCCGCGCTCAGCGCGCCGTCGCGCCGCGGCTGACGAGCTGCTGCAAGGTGTACATGAGACGGTCGAGCAGGAAGCCGACCAAGCCGATCACCAGCACCGCGACCATGATGCGGGCCAGCGATTGCGA
The Pseudomonadota bacterium DNA segment above includes these coding regions:
- a CDS encoding nitroreductase family deazaflavin-dependent oxidoreductase, which produces MSDPIREASESGWIAQHREKYLKDGAAGHLWDSTFAGGPGPLPTLLLTTTGAKSGAESVMPLLYGKVSGGYAIIASKGGDPKHPGWYHNLAKQPECKVQVADDVFKARSRVASGAERKAIWDQMAAMYPPFTAYQAKTAREIPVIVLEPVK
- a CDS encoding dioxygenase yields the protein MPGLCPAHPPAPGTAVIDHIASLFVSHGAPTIALEDRPARHFLHSLGATLVRPRAIVAVTAHWETDEVQVASGARPATIHDFFGFPQALFDMRYDASGDAALAHDIAARLQAAGIAARCDDSRGFDHGTWIPLACMYPAADIPVVQVSVCPAQSPLFHFRVGRALAGLRHDNVLVMGSGSVTHNLADFRAQRGTAQAEHTPPYCEQFCEWLAARIAAGDSDAVLGYRDCAPHGARAHPSPEHFLPLHVALGAAGVSWSGERLHHSYMYGVVAMDAYAFRSGHAAVH
- a CDS encoding YceI family protein produces the protein MQLISKGTLAAAVFGLTGAFSALAPAADFQIDPTHSFIEFKIQHLGYSWMFGRFDKLAGNFSYDPAKPEASSIAIEVDTTSINTNHAERDKHLRSKEFLEVDKFAKATFKSTGYKGTADKGVLSGVLSFHGVDKPIEVAVSKVGEGKDPWGGYRAGFIGTYTMTRADFGVNYELGPASTSVELTFGIEGTKK
- a CDS encoding carboxymuconolactone decarboxylase family protein, coding for MRLSAPRIPPLESDQWNATAREAMQPFIKAGSDFNIFKTMTNHADLMKRWMVFANHVLFKQSLAPRERELLILRIGYLCKAGYEWGQHVQVARGYGMTDDEIRSAKSGPSTPGLSELDRLLLQATDELHADAFVSDATWNALAKLLTTEQLMDMVFTVGQYNLVSMALNSFGVQPDEGLPGWDI
- a CDS encoding LysR family transcriptional regulator, with amino-acid sequence MDKLSAMRAFAKVAESGNFSSAARLLGRSKAVVSKQVAMLEASLGVQLLVRTTRQVRLTEAGRRYQERCAQVLAELDDLESNVRQSEASPRGLLRVAGPQTFAELHLSAAMREFLRRFPDLKVELVLTDRIVDLVDNGFDVAIRVGQLEDSSLLARRLASSSIITCAAPEYLARRGVPRTPEQLAAHDLVLDANLRQPGTWRFRRGTRTINVRVSGALQVNSALMVRHFLVSGAGIGLCPEFVVRDDLEAGRLVPLLEQFSGYDLGVYAVYPHTRHVPSRVRVFVDFLADYLAGAS
- a CDS encoding transglutaminase family protein, yielding MQAVERAVALPLELIAMSNPKLLEEFRAFAAAPRGAVEAALLVGRAIAKDFDADWCRAELTRLAAEAGDDAAHIAACLQRAGFAGASDYYRVANSSLVEVLRSRRGIPISLAMVLIGVAERRGLAAVGINFPRHFLVAIDGQLVDPFTMQLTSRDNCQAWLAANALPDEGAFQVASPIDVMLRMLNNLRLLALGQGNHAEVIELSDYQLAVAPQPLAIHMERVESWLALGVPGMARHELECAIELAPHDALRAQLTARLATIEAKPSSLN
- a CDS encoding CDGSH iron-sulfur domain-containing protein; its protein translation is MTEPVRASNTPYAVDVEAGKSYWWCACGKSAKQPFCDGAHKDTGITPLKYDATESKKVYFCGCKATAKQPMCDGSHSKG
- a CDS encoding YbaN family protein, with amino-acid sequence MNRVAPIRGLSRLLWMLAGAALFAVGALGVVLPVLPTTIFWLGAVACFARSHPALAERILAHPVFGPPLRRYRDHGVIEARGKRAAITAMAVSGLATVVMTRSLVISAGVCGTLALVALYIATRPEAAPCAPRDERLDKLPERG